The Candidatus Binatia bacterium genome contains a region encoding:
- a CDS encoding CusA/CzcA family heavy metal efflux RND transporter, whose translation MLAALINLCVQRRWAVVAFGVAVGLVGLRAYLDTAIEAYPDVTNLQVNVIAQMPGLAPEEIERQITIPLERSLNGTPSMIGMRSESLFGLSLIFLTFDDDADPFKARAWVGERISTTDLPEGVTPVLGPEDTPLGEIFQYRLSSDRHSLYDIRATQQNLVTRVFKQVPGVADVVSSGGFLEEYHVEVDPDQLLARDLTIQDVTTALEHANLSVGGGFLRHGEQEMVVRSVGWMSGPDDVGNVVLKSQNGSPITVADVARIVRSYTPRRGSVGLNEQPEIIEGFVLMRRGENPSQVLEGVHAKVEQLNNGMLPKGMKLEAFYDRTWLVSHTLDTVRHNLLFGGMLILLVAWIFLRTTRGALIVAIVIPLCLLAAFIGLRVIGLPANLISMGAIDFGILVDGALILVENVMHEIRRRRPRLPGEMLALIAHAARDVARPTFFSMAIIIAALIPVFTLQRVEGRIFRPLALTYTFALLAALVCSLTLVPALCALALSPRDGEIAEPAFVERLRERYRALVSLLLERRVLVCAAAVLLLACGAVTAATLGREFLPQLDEGDFVIFVEMPPSIAFERAQEILVDVRKRIMAFPEAIATMSEQGRPEDGTDDEGVNMSETFVRLKPRDQWRPGLDMDSLTEQMRGSLVQIPGVRYNFSQPIKDNVEEAVSGVRGQVVLKIFGPDLDAMRTALERAKDSLQKIPGIVDLDLYRDAMVPQLRIGLDRAALARGGISVADAQDLIQTALAGKVVTQTWRGEQPIPVRVELPLSERNDADHIHRLMLSSADGGRVPLGSISAIDVADGRATINREDNSRFLALKFNVEGRDMSSVIADAMKAVSHDVEVPDGHYFAWGGEFENQQRAMARLRVILPVAVAVVLALLYAALGSGRAAACVIAVAPFAATGGVFALQIAGIPLSVSAAVGFIALLGQISLAGLLVLSAIDNERNEGRELADATIHGTARRFRAVLMAAILAILGLLPMALSHGVGSETQKPFAVVLIGGMLTTLVVTLLVLPVVYGMIAAPFSSDAEAGA comes from the coding sequence ATGCTGGCCGCGCTGATCAACCTGTGTGTCCAGCGCCGCTGGGCCGTCGTCGCGTTCGGCGTGGCCGTGGGCCTCGTGGGCCTTCGCGCCTACCTCGATACCGCGATCGAGGCCTATCCGGACGTCACCAACCTGCAGGTCAACGTCATTGCGCAGATGCCCGGCCTGGCGCCCGAAGAAATCGAGCGCCAGATCACCATCCCGCTCGAGCGCTCGCTCAACGGCACGCCGTCGATGATCGGCATGCGCAGCGAGAGCCTGTTCGGCCTGTCGCTGATCTTCCTGACGTTCGACGACGATGCGGATCCGTTCAAGGCGAGGGCCTGGGTCGGCGAGAGGATCTCGACGACGGACCTGCCCGAAGGCGTGACGCCCGTGCTCGGGCCCGAGGACACTCCACTCGGAGAGATCTTCCAGTACCGTCTTTCGAGCGACCGCCACAGCCTCTACGACATCCGCGCGACGCAGCAGAACCTGGTGACGCGGGTGTTCAAGCAGGTTCCCGGCGTCGCCGACGTCGTCTCCAGCGGCGGCTTCCTCGAGGAATACCACGTCGAGGTCGATCCCGACCAGCTGCTGGCTCGCGACCTGACGATCCAGGACGTCACGACTGCGCTCGAGCACGCCAACCTGAGCGTCGGCGGCGGGTTCCTGCGCCACGGCGAGCAGGAAATGGTCGTGCGCAGCGTCGGCTGGATGAGCGGCCCCGACGACGTCGGCAACGTCGTCCTGAAAAGCCAGAACGGAAGCCCGATCACGGTAGCCGACGTCGCGCGCATCGTCCGGTCCTACACGCCGCGGCGCGGGTCGGTGGGCCTGAACGAGCAGCCGGAGATCATCGAGGGCTTCGTGCTGATGCGCCGCGGGGAAAACCCTTCGCAGGTGCTCGAGGGCGTGCACGCCAAAGTCGAGCAGCTCAACAACGGGATGCTCCCGAAGGGCATGAAGCTCGAGGCGTTCTACGACCGCACCTGGCTCGTCTCGCACACGCTCGATACCGTACGCCACAACCTGCTGTTCGGCGGGATGCTGATCCTGCTGGTCGCGTGGATCTTCCTGCGCACCACGCGCGGCGCGCTGATCGTCGCCATCGTCATTCCCCTTTGCCTGCTTGCCGCTTTCATCGGCCTGAGGGTCATCGGACTGCCGGCCAACCTGATCTCGATGGGTGCCATCGATTTCGGCATCCTCGTCGACGGCGCGCTGATCCTCGTCGAGAACGTGATGCACGAGATCCGCCGCCGGCGCCCTCGCCTTCCCGGCGAAATGCTCGCGCTCATCGCGCACGCCGCGCGCGACGTCGCACGGCCGACGTTTTTCTCGATGGCGATCATCATCGCGGCGCTGATCCCGGTCTTCACGCTCCAGCGCGTCGAAGGCCGCATCTTCCGGCCGCTGGCGCTTACCTACACGTTCGCGCTCCTCGCGGCGCTGGTCTGCTCGCTGACGCTGGTGCCGGCGCTCTGCGCGCTGGCGCTCAGTCCCCGCGACGGCGAGATCGCCGAGCCGGCATTCGTCGAGAGGCTGAGGGAGCGATACCGCGCCCTCGTCTCGCTCCTGCTCGAGCGTCGCGTACTGGTGTGCGCCGCGGCCGTTCTCCTCCTGGCCTGCGGCGCAGTCACCGCGGCGACGCTCGGGCGGGAGTTCCTGCCCCAGCTCGACGAAGGCGACTTCGTGATCTTCGTCGAGATGCCGCCGAGCATCGCGTTCGAGCGCGCGCAGGAGATCCTCGTCGACGTGCGCAAGCGGATCATGGCGTTCCCCGAGGCGATCGCGACGATGAGCGAGCAGGGCCGCCCCGAGGACGGCACCGACGACGAAGGCGTGAACATGAGCGAGACTTTCGTGCGCCTGAAGCCGCGGGACCAGTGGAGGCCGGGCCTGGACATGGACTCGCTGACCGAGCAGATGCGCGGGTCGCTCGTGCAGATCCCGGGCGTGCGCTACAACTTCTCGCAACCGATCAAGGACAACGTCGAGGAGGCCGTCAGTGGAGTGCGCGGCCAGGTGGTGCTGAAAATCTTCGGCCCCGACCTCGATGCGATGCGCACCGCGCTGGAGAGGGCGAAGGATTCGCTCCAGAAAATCCCGGGCATCGTCGACCTCGACCTTTATCGCGACGCGATGGTTCCCCAGCTTCGCATCGGGCTGGATCGCGCTGCGCTGGCCCGCGGCGGCATCTCGGTCGCCGACGCCCAGGACCTGATCCAGACCGCTCTTGCCGGCAAGGTCGTCACCCAGACGTGGCGCGGCGAGCAGCCGATTCCGGTGCGCGTCGAGCTGCCGCTTTCCGAGCGCAACGACGCCGACCACATCCATCGCCTGATGCTGTCCTCGGCCGACGGCGGACGCGTGCCTCTCGGCTCGATCTCGGCGATCGACGTCGCCGACGGGCGCGCGACGATCAATCGCGAGGACAACAGCCGTTTTCTCGCGCTCAAATTCAACGTCGAAGGGCGCGACATGTCTTCGGTGATCGCGGACGCCATGAAAGCGGTCTCGCACGACGTCGAGGTTCCCGACGGGCATTACTTCGCCTGGGGCGGCGAGTTCGAGAACCAGCAGCGCGCGATGGCAAGGCTCCGCGTGATTCTTCCGGTGGCCGTCGCGGTCGTACTCGCGCTGCTGTACGCGGCCCTCGGCAGCGGCCGCGCAGCCGCGTGCGTGATCGCCGTGGCGCCGTTCGCGGCAACCGGCGGCGTCTTCGCGCTCCAGATCGCCGGCATCCCGCTGTCCGTAAGCGCCGCCGTCGGCTTCATCGCCCTGCTCGGACAGATCTCGCTCGCCGGCCTGCTCGTGTTGTCGGCCATCGACAACGAGCGCAACGAAGGCCGCGAGCTGGCCGACGCGACGATCCACGGCACGGCGCGGCGATTTCGCGCGGTCTTGATGGCGGCGATCCTTGCCATCCTCGGCCTGCTGCCGATGGCGCTTTCCCACGGCGTCGGCAGCGAAACCCAGAAGCCGTTCGCCGTCGTGCTGATCGGAGGAATGCTGACGACGCTCGTGGTGACCCTGCTCGTGCTGCCGGTCGTCTACGGAATGATCGCCGCGCCTTTCAGCAGCGATGCGGAGGCCGGCGCGTGA